Proteins encoded by one window of Chondromyces crocatus:
- a CDS encoding serine/threonine protein kinase — protein sequence MTDERRLGPYRLRSEVATGAFTVTFRAEHVELGREVQIKTLKASVARGGPLAAGLEREAKILGRLDHPGIVTIQDVLREEGGLGLVLEPVAGPTLAAVLGRVKRLGPDEAAAIAAQLARAVGHLHQRGVVHCGLAPEIVAVTPAGGVKILDLSTAREPGRGGEEEPFEALELARPDLMAPEQILGERPQPAVDVFALGVLLHQMIAGEGPFGPAQAEGRSAAHRVRREPPRPLRAVVPEVSRGLELLVLRCLEKEPDQRYANGNAVVAALEEILAERGFAPGAESALVAKALSGAKLEGLGGGATQRGGAKPALEPARLPVPVPRAPLIVEARPLLVVFALIVVGGAAIELGLRDHDEPDAPGLAEAADRATGPRGYLRVLAKPWAEVFLDGDLVDVTPIARSIPVLPGRHYVTFRHPNAPEDKREVVIAAGQTVLLDVTLKIDRAMPDAGVDAGAQDDSP from the coding sequence GTGACGGACGAGAGACGGCTGGGCCCGTACCGGCTCCGAAGCGAGGTCGCGACAGGCGCGTTCACCGTGACCTTCCGCGCCGAGCACGTGGAGCTGGGGCGCGAGGTGCAGATCAAGACGCTGAAGGCGTCCGTGGCGCGGGGTGGGCCGCTCGCTGCGGGGCTGGAGCGTGAGGCGAAGATCCTGGGTCGGCTCGACCATCCCGGGATCGTGACCATCCAGGATGTGCTGCGCGAGGAGGGGGGCCTCGGGCTGGTGCTGGAGCCGGTCGCGGGGCCGACGCTCGCGGCGGTGCTGGGGCGGGTGAAGCGGCTGGGGCCGGACGAGGCGGCGGCCATCGCGGCGCAGCTCGCGCGCGCGGTGGGGCACCTGCATCAGCGGGGGGTCGTTCACTGCGGGCTCGCGCCGGAGATCGTGGCGGTGACGCCGGCGGGCGGGGTGAAGATCCTCGACCTGTCGACGGCGCGGGAGCCGGGGCGGGGGGGTGAAGAAGAGCCATTCGAGGCGCTGGAGCTGGCGCGCCCGGATCTGATGGCGCCGGAGCAGATCCTGGGGGAGCGGCCGCAGCCGGCGGTGGACGTGTTCGCGCTCGGCGTGCTGCTGCACCAGATGATCGCGGGGGAAGGTCCGTTCGGGCCCGCGCAGGCGGAGGGGCGGAGCGCGGCGCACCGGGTCCGGAGGGAGCCTCCGCGCCCGCTGCGCGCGGTGGTGCCCGAGGTCTCGCGCGGTCTGGAGCTGCTGGTGCTGCGGTGCCTGGAGAAGGAGCCGGACCAGCGCTACGCGAACGGGAATGCGGTGGTCGCGGCGCTCGAAGAGATCCTCGCGGAGCGCGGGTTCGCGCCGGGGGCAGAGTCGGCGCTCGTCGCGAAGGCGCTCTCGGGGGCGAAGCTGGAGGGGCTCGGTGGGGGGGCCACACAGCGAGGTGGAGCGAAGCCCGCGCTCGAGCCAGCGCGGCTCCCGGTGCCCGTGCCGCGGGCTCCGCTCATCGTCGAGGCGCGGCCGCTGCTGGTGGTGTTCGCGCTCATCGTGGTGGGGGGGGCCGCCATCGAGCTGGGGCTGCGGGATCACGATGAGCCGGACGCGCCCGGGCTTGCGGAGGCTGCGGATCGGGCGACGGGGCCGCGGGGGTACCTGCGGGTGCTGGCCAAGCCGTGGGCGGAGGTCTTCCTCGATGGGGACCTGGTCGACGTGACGCCCATCGCGCGATCGATCCCCGTGCTGCCGGGGCGGCACTACGTGACGTTCCGCCACCCGAACGCGCCCGAGGACAAGCGGGAGGTGGTCATCGCGGCGGGGCAGACGGTGCTGCTCGACGTCACGCTGAAGATCGACCGCGCCATGCCGGACGCCGGTGTGGATGCCGGGGCGCAAGACGACTCGCCCTGA